The region CAAATCTAATCTTTGTCATCAGGATATCTCACTTCTTCTTCTAGTCTCTTTACTCAGGATCACTTAACAAACCAGAGCAACAGGAACCAGAAGCGggaagaggagcagcaggagcagcaggagcagcaggagcagcaggagcagcaggagcagcaggagcagcaggagcagcaggagcagcaggagcagcaggagcagcagtcTCCTCAGCTTGGGGTCCCTGGCCCTTCTCAGGGCTCTGACATTTATATTCTCTGAAAAGCTCCCAGAATATCAAACACCACACACCTgaagaaactatctgcagctggcaaaaccaagcccctgctagagcacaaggccaATCTTAATCAGCTGCTGTCAAGCAGCCTCCTTTTccccccacacctgggattaaaacaaaaacatattcatatgacataactggatttttaaagaaaccaaaattctcactagaCGGGGCCCACTAGAAATGAATGCTAGAAGCAAAGAGTAGAGCATAGACCTCTCCTGTAGcctcctacactggggagggtGTGACAAGCTACTGACAGTGCATACCCTTTCTAATTGTCTCTTTCCTATTGGTCTCTGGACTAAACAAGGATAAAGTGCAAAAACTTGTCATCCCCCCCACCCTTGTAAAATTTTACTTCTCTATTTGTAATAGTCCTGGTATGGTATATATACACAACAGACTACCAGTCCTGATGTATTTTGTAAAATCATTCTTTCTAGGATTAGAAATGTAGTTATATGCAAGGTTAATAAATTTTATCTTCCCCAATTAGTTTTTATTCCAATGCAGtctgttttgtttagtttatgGCTTTTCTAGGTCGGAGACCAAGGAACATAGATGGGATACATGTGTGACCAGGATGAACCATTTGGCCTCTAAATAAAAAGTCCTCCTCCTCTTGTCTTCCAGTAGTaagggaacaaacaaacaaatgtgtttATAGCACATTTATAGCACCTTCATGCTTCTTTAGTTCCAAGGTTTTCAATTCCTTGTATCCTGTCCTCAGTCTACAGTTCTAAACTCTCAATCATGTCCTTCATTCACCTAGAATACCTCCCTGAACTTGAGCTAGCTATGAAATTGACTGAGTTAAGTGAACTGTAGGACTAGTCTTCCTCTGGGGAAGATATGACCTTCAGTGGTCTCCCTAAATGTTATCATCATCCTGATCTGGAAAGTTCTTTCCTCTGCTATTCTACAGCATGAGGAATACAGGGAGATACCTAGCATATGGCTAAATTTTCCTTAAGTGAAACTGTTAGGGTCTATCACTATCCCTACCTTTCTCCATGAGAAGAGTCTTCCCAGAGGCAGACGTTGTCTATGGGAAAGCTTTCCTCTTGCTTCTGAGCTCAGAGCATAATTCAAACTTAATGTCTAttttataacaagaaaaaaaattagctctGACCCTGCCTAGAGCCCCTGGGGGATTTTGGAAGCATAAGATGTCTCTGTCAGGCTAAAGTTTAAGGTTAAGATAAAGCAATGGAAAGGTAAATTAAAGCTGATAAGATGGAATGTTCTATTTTCCTTATCAAGTCATctttgtgtgtgggcacatgtgtgtgcaaatagACATGGGTGTGTACATAATGTATATGAAGACTAGAGGTCAGTTTTTTGAGTATCTTCCTTAgtagctttttctcttttctttcttttttttttttttttggatgcagGGTCACTGTAGCTCACACATTGGAGTAGTCAtctagccagtgagctccagggatctctttttttctttctagcacTAGAATTAAAACTGTGCGCCACTGCGTTTGGCTTTACACATGTATGATAGAGATGTGAGCTAAGATCTTTATGTTTTTGCAGCAGTCATCTTACCCATAGTACTGTCTTCCCCAACACTGGCAAGTGTTTTGATATTAAGACtctctgtggaggtgggcttATACTATGTCTGTGAATCGCCCCCACTGCTGGAAGCCAAGGCCCATATAAAACATGGAACAGACAGAAACCACTACCCTTTTATGGGGGAAAACATGTATTTTGGGCTACATTAAGTATCTTGAATGTACtaacatgagaaaaataatttttacattcactaatctttttctttcaattatgTTTTCCTATTAGGAAAAACTACGGAGGGATGTCCTAGTTCTCTACAGACATTTCTCTGGAAGGCACAGTGCCTAGGACAACAAAGATGTTGATTTGGGGttcttggcactgttgttctatTCTGGGAAGAATTCTCTACGTTCAAAGCTGACTTGGGGTACATGTGACGGGGGTTCCGTAGGATCTGTGGTTTCTGGCTAAATTGTACACTTTTCTGAGGCAGTTGGCCTCTGTTGTGCCTGCCCTGTATATAACGCCTCTGACATAAGGAATTGGCTGGGAAACTGGGTGGTCTTCTTCGCTTTAAGCAGGAGACTGGCATGTGGCCATGGGAAAACCAAGAAGTAGGGCCTGGAGGAACTACCCTAGGCTGGTTGACGTTTGAAGCATGGTGTTGATGttgcatcattttcttttctaacatcTGTCCAACAGTTGTCATAAGTTTCTGGGCCTCAGTAACATTGTCATCCATATATGGTTGCTTTCTCACTTGCCTTCGTTGGTTCTGGGCAGTGGCTGCTGTAGGATTATCTTTTTGGGGATGACATTCCTGCCCTTTGATTGTTTTCTTGGGGTGAACCCGCGGTAGAAATCGGCTTAAAAGTCTTTGGAAGAGGCTTTCTGGAAGAACCTGTGTGGTTTTTGGAAGGGCCTGATAGTATTGgttttcaaagttgttttttcTCTCCGTGACTGGGCTGAACTTGGACATGTCTTCATACTTTCTTTCACTCTGTCTCTTAGTGTCCTCTCCTTGATAAGTAGGGACCAACATCTTGATTTGGCCCTTCTGTGAGACTTGATGCTTTGGAGTACTGGGTCTCTGCTGCACCAGGCCATTGCCCCCGTCTACCATCACAATGTCACCTAATGCATTTGAAGTCAAAGTGTCTACAGGAAGAGACATGCTCCTGGAATGCTTTGGAAGGAGCACAGAAGTGGTATAAATTTGTGGCTGGCCTGTTAATTCTGTCTCCACATTATATGGATACTCACTAACAACTTTTGCCTGAGGGTTGTGTGCCCTTAGATTTGGGGCACAAGTCATTCTAGGCAGTAAAAGGACTTCTTCAGTCTCCATCTCGTCGTTTAAGACACCCCCACTCTGAGTGGGCGTTTCCATAAAATTATAAGCGAGAGTTTCTGCAAGATACGCACTCTGTGGTTTGTTTGGTAGGGCTACAGAAGGCTCATGGTCAACACCAGAGGGAGGCCGTCTAATTGCCGCCCTCTTACAGGAAGGagatgagaaaaggagaagatTCCCCGGTGGTGGTGAAGAATCCTTAATTATTATCTGTCTCAAGCATGGTTTTCCTAGGAATCTGACTACCTCAACCGCTGAATTGGTCCTATGTACAGAATTGGTTGAGGAAGGTTGGGTACAGAGTGTAAAAGGCAAGGACTCAGTACTTTTTAACTTGAAAAGGTTTATGGGCTTGAGCATCTTAAGGGGTAGACCCCATCTGTGCTTCACCCAAAACCTTACAACATGTTCCTCCAGGGTCTGTCGAGTTTCTGGGTTGAGAAAGGCAAGCTTCTCTCGAGAGCACATGAACTTTTCTGAACTCTTTATGGCTGTTAAATTTCTGCTTTCCATATGGATGTCAGTGTCACAAAAGCTATCGTTCATAGCAAGCCAGGATTGTCGCATACTCAGAGGGGTCAGACCTTGATTTATCTGCCCTGACTTTGTACCAAAATTAGCTTTCCAGTTGTTTTCTAGATCTTCGTCTATGTAATTTGATGAGTCATTTCTGGAATCACTCTTGAAGTGCTTAACTAAAGTTCTTTCTGGCTCCAAAATGTTTGCCCCCTGAACCTTTACTACATTTTTTTCCAAGCCCTTTACTGGATCTTTTGGGCCTTTTCCTAGAATAGGTCCCAGATTTTTGCAAGATTCATTTTCTAGCTGAAATTTCACCTTCTGGCCCTGCTTGTTGTGTTCACCAGTAGACATATGGGCTTGTGAGGTGCAAGGTTGGTCTCTGATTTGATAATTTTCTGTTACTGAATTCTGAAGCCCCATCACTTCCTCAGACTCTTGGATCTCAGGGGGAAAATACCATTGGTGTTGAATGAACCACTTTTGAATGTGTTGCTCCAGTTTATCCCGGAGCTCACAGCTTATGGGGAAATTATCAGGAAAGATAGGGACTGCCCAGTCATGGGAAGGGTTGGGGGCCAAGATGCTATAAGCGTCTTGAGATTTCTGGACCATCAAGGGTAAAGTCAATCTACTTTCTAGTTGTTTTGTAACTAAGGGCCTTTCTCTGTATTGTATTTCAGTTGTGGGGCAGTGTGGCTTACTTTGTGATTGAGAATAACATGCTCCAGAATCCCTACTATAGGGTAGAGAAGAGGGTAGTAGTACTGGGAGAGGGGATTGAAAA is a window of Rattus rattus isolate New Zealand chromosome 14, Rrattus_CSIRO_v1, whole genome shotgun sequence DNA encoding:
- the LOC116883967 gene encoding spermatogenesis-associated protein 31 isoform X2 — translated: MENLPSLPESIYTTWLSLSSTIWAMDMILAFVCGLGLYLLLLPFLESHLSSPPSDTNFTRKPQIQMTWQSQYMKKFRNHCRNDAKAWEECLKKLKEKEKDELFLEEMSPGHHLNSLGNMFNSASAKQDSTTLSPFWNLKEKSEEQMATQKLSYPKISGDHLQEKYDQLYWGLPSLHSESLVAAAWIPQTTSTLPSPFFLFNVISSVYPIHLQDKMSPVLPHTHPLSYLDLQPPPLILSPLEFQSPALNQVHFQSPLPVLLPSSLPYSRDSGACYSQSQSKPHCPTTEIQYRERPLVTKQLESRLTLPLMVQKSQDAYSILAPNPSHDWAVPIFPDNFPISCELRDKLEQHIQKWFIQHQWYFPPEIQESEEVMGLQNSVTENYQIRDQPCTSQAHMSTGEHNKQGQKVKFQLENESCKNLGPILGKGPKDPVKGLEKNVHFKNLENNWKANFGTKSGQINQGLTPLSMRQSWLAMNDSFCDTDIHMESRNLTAIKSSEKFMCSREKLAFLNPETRQTLEEHVVRFWVKHRWGLPLKMLKPINLFKLKSTESLPFTLCTQPSSTNSVHRTNSAVEVVRFLGKPCLRQIIIKDSSPPPGNLLLFSSPSCKRAAIRRPPSGVDHEPSVALPNKPQSAYLAETLAYNFMETPTQSGGVLNDEMETEEVLLLPRMTCAPNLRAHNPQAKVVSEYPYNVETELTGQPQIYTTSVLLPKHSRSMSLPVDTLTSNALGDIVMVDGGNGLVQQRPSTPKHQVSQKGQIKMLVPTYQGEDTKRQSERKYEDMSKFSPVTERKNNFENQYYQALPKTTQVLPESLFQRLLSRFLPRVHPKKTIKGQECHPQKDNPTAATAQNQRRQVRKQPYMDDNVTEAQKLMTTVGQMLEKKMMQHQHHASNVNQPRVVPPGPTSWFSHGHMPVSCLKRRRPPSFPANSLCQRRYIQGRHNRGQLPQKSVQFSQKPQILRNPRHMYPKSALNVENSSQNRTTVPRTPNQHLCCPRHCAFQRNVCRELGHPSVVFPNRKT
- the LOC116883967 gene encoding spermatogenesis-associated protein 31 isoform X1 → MENLPSLPESIYTTWLSLSSTIWAMDMILAFVCGLGLYLLLLPFLESHLSSPPSDTNFTRKPQIQMTWQSQYMKKFRNHCRNDAKAWEECLKKLKEKEKDELFLEEMSPGHHLNSLGNMFNSASAKQDSTTLSPFWNLKEKSEEQMATQKLSYPKISGDHLQEKYDQLYWGLPSLHSESLVAAAWIPQTTSTLPSPFFLFNVISSVYPIHLQDKMSPVLPHTHPLSYLDLQPPPLILSPLEFQSPALNQVHFQSPLPVLLPSSLPYSRDSGACYSQSQSKPHCPTTEIQYRERPLVTKQLESRLTLPLMVQKSQDAYSILAPNPSHDWAVPIFPDNFPISCELRDKLEQHIQKWFIQHQWYFPPEIQESEEVMGLQNSVTENYQIRDQPCTSQAHMSTGEHNKQGQKVKFQLENESCKNLGPILGKGPKDPVKGLEKNVVKVQGANILEPERTLVKHFKSDSRNDSSNYIDEDLENNWKANFGTKSGQINQGLTPLSMRQSWLAMNDSFCDTDIHMESRNLTAIKSSEKFMCSREKLAFLNPETRQTLEEHVVRFWVKHRWGLPLKMLKPINLFKLKSTESLPFTLCTQPSSTNSVHRTNSAVEVVRFLGKPCLRQIIIKDSSPPPGNLLLFSSPSCKRAAIRRPPSGVDHEPSVALPNKPQSAYLAETLAYNFMETPTQSGGVLNDEMETEEVLLLPRMTCAPNLRAHNPQAKVVSEYPYNVETELTGQPQIYTTSVLLPKHSRSMSLPVDTLTSNALGDIVMVDGGNGLVQQRPSTPKHQVSQKGQIKMLVPTYQGEDTKRQSERKYEDMSKFSPVTERKNNFENQYYQALPKTTQVLPESLFQRLLSRFLPRVHPKKTIKGQECHPQKDNPTAATAQNQRRQVRKQPYMDDNVTEAQKLMTTVGQMLEKKMMQHQHHASNVNQPRVVPPGPTSWFSHGHMPVSCLKRRRPPSFPANSLCQRRYIQGRHNRGQLPQKSVQFSQKPQILRNPRHMYPKSALNVENSSQNRTTVPRTPNQHLCCPRHCAFQRNVCRELGHPSVVFPNRKT